The following proteins come from a genomic window of Coffea arabica cultivar ET-39 chromosome 11c, Coffea Arabica ET-39 HiFi, whole genome shotgun sequence:
- the LOC113717167 gene encoding putative late blight resistance protein homolog R1A-4 isoform X2: MEFFGKLVKSTIQKAVQSVNRTSTDVFDSLCEELYQLEQRYYDRDRDAADQIRILEIEAGLMRMFQMLVTNWDDADKQRGAGQGLGSVVRDLEVAFKKAMNDVRIAAREEVIVVAISKLELKHMCSSPQVEAAYEYVASNYSLRSHDFLSNYDNWYNFFNCLRIIVWRQIDLLSHICPQFGTMYDMLECLGTYVEKMRYSCPNLQIKLRTHFGGALVRTAHFSYLCWIHRMHEDKKRQMIIMLSDLLKAFKPNTPQVTELCIKLTSDHCSCHSEPYAYVYLVEKFIGFLIPKECSRLQTFCKRLKDLVFFARSIYVSDLYRADDVKLTLMEIKATIIELGSFGYSVHDREETWDTDPAFFRLVEKMELLRVEVFLIRLLNQKGSLKFLERQIDSFHNELEYFRDYQRNAPVAKTKVPKLIWLHIRPVAGEAGSVYRSFLAKSITEDKFTDELLKLLEKIKLLKTEVLFEELLSRHPSLTDNVKRQINSLGHWLVVSRTYLMGPLEENEKSILTQVESVARDAACFYYSLLENEITEETMREFSHLLPELVDKMKVVNAEIKEIYLPHRRSLRSNFPKMEGLGSIDFFLVDLLEQLKSKAGSVLSVKHKFHVVHREIKFLRSFLTNIEEKYDKHQDLKSVASSIVQVTLEAEYLIDSFVAGDSLRWYHPLWLSDLVEDLKLIKLQARKTCKNAHGINIHNVPTASTMVSSQAEIRKIDEVVIDLADEKKLFIDRLIAGSGKLGVFSVVGMAGLGKTTLARRVYDDPSVTDHFHVQAWCCISQTYQKRELLLQILRNIVELTDDVLEMSDEDLVMKLYQCLKSYRYLVVMDDMWSIEAWNDFKISFPNDNNGSRILITTRHSDVAAEVQVDGTPHPLRLLSDDESWELLQKKLFDTKECPIELMVVGKQIAESCKGLPLAVVAIAGLLEKTDMIPDRWKQVSESICSQIADDPERRCMDILELSYRYLPNYLKPCFLYIAVFLEDKDIPVRKLAWLWRAEGFITDSGVESIEDIAEGYLRNLIGRSLVMPSKRRSRGGMKTCRVHDMLRTLCIRKSEEENLLQFQNGYDELFDSSHEDIDYGVDPNYIYPKNTIKYQKRRLSIFSKRHHFTMSRPSGPFVRTLLYSATSDMYPRCPYDISFIFDNFELLRVLDLECINMGNSFPTGVLVLVGLRFLALCGDIDSIPASINYLRNLETLLVKGLKGTENIMRRLLKLRKMRCLFSELPDDTGKCNQFPILNFLTELESLNVLYSGRIALSCNFDFPLNLRKLTVSKFRLPWDCISEIGRLPNLEVLKLLSKAFEGKVWEMKEGEFLKLKFLKLDSLNIAEWNACSDHLPQLVHLILRSCRELKEVPSGFGDSSTLEMIEVQFCTSSLVESVRQLQQEQLDMGNELKVIVDRSDLDF, translated from the exons ATGGAGTTCTTTGGAAAGCTTGTTAAGAGCACGATCCAAAAAGCCGTTCAGAGTGTGAATCGAACTTCCACTGATGTTTTTGATTCTCTATGTGAGGAGTTGTACCAATTGGAACAGCGTTATTATGATAGGGATAGAGATGCTGCAGATCAAATTCGAATCCTTGAAATTGAAGCAGGGCTGATGAGAATGTTTCAGATGTTGGTGACGAATTGGGATGATGCTGATAAGCAGCGTGGTGCTGGTCAGGGGTTGGGGTCTGTAGTTCGAGATCTTGAAGTTGCATTTAAGAAGGCAATGAATGATGTAAGAATTGCTGCTCGAGAAGAGGTTATTGTAGTTGCAATTTCTAAGTTAGAACTGAAGCATATGTGTTCGAGCCCACAAGTGGAAGCAGCTTATGAGTATGTTGCATCTAACTACTCATTGAGATCCCACGATTTTTTAAGCAATTATGATAACTGGTATAACTTCTTTAACTGTCTACGAATTATTGTTTGGCGGCAAATTGACTTGCTCAGCCATATCTGCCCACAATTTGGTACCATGTATGATATGCTAGAGTGTCTCGGTACTTATGTTGAAAAGATGAGATATTCTTGTCCTAATCTACAAATAAAACTTCGGACTCATTTTGGAGGTGCACTTGTCCGCACAGCGCATTTTTCTTATTTGTGCTGGATTCATCGAATGCATGAAGACAAGAAACGGCAGATGATCATCATGCTTTCTGATCTGTTAAAGGCGTTCAAGCCTAATACGCCACAAGTTACGGAGCTGTGTATCAAATTAACCAGCGATCATTGCTCATGCCACTCTGAGCCATATGCATATGTGTATCTGGTAGAAAAATTTATTGGTTTTCTCATTCCTAAGGAGTGTTCTCGACTTCAAACCTTCTGCAAAAGGCTCAAAGATCTGGTATTCTTTGCCCGTTCCATTTATGTGTCAGATCTCTACAGGGCGGATGATGTGAAGCTGACTTTAATGGAGATTAAAGCAACCATTATCGAGCTTGGATCTTTCGGTTATTCAGTTCATGATAGAGAGGAAACATGGGACACCGATCCTGCATTTTTTAGATTGGTAGAAAAGATGGAGCTTCTAAGGGTAGAGGTCTTCCTGATCCGACTGCTAAACCAAAAAGGCAGTTTAAAGTTCCTTGAGCGTCAAATTGATTCTTTCCACAATGAACTGGAGTATTTTCGAGATTACCAGAGAAATGCACCTGTGGCGAAAACTAAAGTTCCTAAGCTGATTTGGTTGCATATCAGACCTGTGGCTGGGGAGGCTGGCTCTGTTTATCGATCATTTCTTGCCAAGTCCATCACTGAAGACAAGTTCACAGATGAGTTACTTAAGTTGCTAGAGAAGATTAAACTTTTGAAGACGGAGGTACTTTTTGAAGAGCTTCTTAGTAGACACCCAAGTCTGACAGACAATGTGAAGCGCCAAATTAACAGCCTTGGTCATTGGCTGGTAGTCAGCAGAACTTATTTGATGGGTCCGCTAGAGGAGAATGAGAAATCGATCTTGACACAAGTAGAGTCAGTAGCAAGGGATGCAGCTTGTTTCTATTACTCTCttcttgaaaatgaaattacGGAAGAAACAATGAGGGAATTCAGTCATTTGCTTCCTGAGTTAGTTGACAAGATGAAGGTTGTCAATGCAGAGATCAAAGAAATTTACCTACCTCACAGACGGTCATTAAGATCTAATTTTCCCAAGATGGAAGGACTTGGCAGCATTGATTTCTTTTTAGTAGATCTCTTGGAGCAGCTCAAGTCTAAAGCCGGCTCTGTTCTTTCAGTGAAACATAAATTTCATGTCGTTCACAGAGAGATAAAGTTCTTGAGATCATTCCTCACGAACATTGAAGAGAAGTATGATAAGCATCAGGATTTGAAGAGTGTTGCTTCGAGCATTGTACAAGTAACACTCGAGGCAGAATATCTCATTGATTCATTTGTGGCTGGAGATTCTTTGAGATGGTATCATCCATTATGGCTTTCTGATCTCGTGGAAGACCTCAAACTTATTAAGCTTCAGGCAAGAAAAACTTGTAAGAATGCACATGGCATCAACATTCATAATGTTCCCACCGCTTCAACAATGGTATCATCACAGGCAGAAATTCGCaagattgatgaagttgttATTGATCTTGCTGATGAAAAGAAACTGTTCATTGATAGACTTATAGCAGGATCAGGAAAACTAGGTGTTTTCTCAGTTGTTGGGATGGCTGGACTCGGCAAGACAACTTTAGCCAGGAGGGTGTACGACGATCCTTCAGTTACCGATCACTTCCACGTTCAAGCATGGTGTTGTATCTCCCAAACATATCAGAAGAGAGAATTGCTTCTTCAAATTTTACGCAACATTGTGGAACTTACAGATGACGTGCTCGAAATGAGTGATGAAGATTTGGTGATGAAGTTGTACCAATGCTTGAAGAGCTATAGGTACCTCGTTGTTATGGACGATATGTGGAGCATTGAGGCATGGAATGATTTCAAAATATCATTTCCGAATGACAACAATGGAAGCAGAATACTGATCACGACCCGTCACTCTGATGTGGCTGCAGAAGTTCAAGTAGATGGTACTCCTCATCCTCTTCGGCTACTATCTGATGACGAAAGTTGGGAGCTGTTACAAAAGAAGTTGTTCGACACAAAAGAGTGCCCCATTGAACTGATGGTAGTTGGAAAGCAAATTGCTGAAAGTTGTAAAGGACTCCCTCTGGCAGTTGTTGCAATAGCTGGTCTCCTTGAAAAGACTGACATGATACCTGACAGGTGGAAACAAGTTTCAGAAAGCATATGCTCACAGATTGCCGATGATCCTGAAAGGAGGTGCATGGACATTTTAGAGCTCAGCTACAGGTATCTACCCAACTATTTGAAACCTTGCTTTCTTTATATTGCAGtgtttttggaggacaaagacATTCCAGTTAGGAAGTTGGCATGGTTATGGAGAGCAGAAGGATTTATAACAGATTCAGGGGTAGAAAGCATAGAAGATATTGCGGAGGGTTACTTGAGGAATCTGATTGGAAGAAGCCTAGTAATGCCTTCCAAAAGAAGATCACGTGGAGGAATGAAAACATGTCGTGTCCATGACATGTTGCGTACATTATGCATCCGAAAGTCTGAAGAAGAAAACCTTTTGCAGTTCCAAAATGGGTATGATGAACTTTTTGATTCTTCTCATGAGGATATAGACTATGGCGTTGATCCCAATTACATTTACCCCAAAAACACCATCAAATACCAAAAACGTCGGCTGTCTATTTTTTCCAAGAGACATCATTTTACCATGTCAAGACCTTCTGGGCCATTTGTCCGCACTCTGCTGTACTCTGCCACCAGTGATATGTATCCAAGATGTCCCTATGACATCTCCTTCATTTTTGACAACTTTGAACTTCTTAGAGTGCTGGATTTGGAATGCATCAATATGGGAAATTCTTTCCCCACAGGAGTCCTAGTATTGGTTGGTCTGAGATTTTTAGCTCTTTGTGGCGATATAGATAGTATTCCAGCATCAATAAACTATCTCCGGAATCTTGAAACCTTGCTTGTGAAGGGATTGAAAG GTACAGAGAATATCATGAGGAGGTTGCTCAAACTTCGGAAAATGAGATGTCTATTTTCTGAATTACCTGATGATACAGGAAAGTGTAATCAGTTTCCAATACTGAATTTTCTAACAGAGCTTGAGTCCCTCAATGTACTGTACTCAGGCAGGATTGCTCTTTCATGTAACTTTGACTTCCCATTGAATCTCAGGAAGTTAACTGTGTCAAAGTTTCGCCTGCCATGGGATTGTATTTCGGAGATTGGGAGATTACCAAACCTTGAGGTTCTTAAATTACTCTCTAAAGCTTTTGAGGGGAAAGTGTGGGAGATGAAAGAAGGAGAGTTccttaaactgaaatttttgaagCTCGACAGCCTAAACATTGCTGAATGGAATGCCTGTAGTGACCACCTGCCGCAGCTTGTACACCTAATTTTACGAAGTTGCAGGGAGCTCAAGGAGGTCCCCTCTGGTTTCGGTGACAGTTCTACTCTGGAGATGATTGAGGTGCAATTTTGCACAAGCTCTCTTGTGGAGTCTGTGAGACAGCTCCAGCAGGAACAACTTGACATGGGGAATGAGCTGAAGGTCATTGTTGATCGGTCAGACTTGGACTTTTGA
- the LOC113717167 gene encoding putative late blight resistance protein homolog R1A-4 isoform X1: protein MEFFGKLVKSTIQKAVQSVNRTSTDVFDSLCEELYQLEQRYYDRDRDAADQIRILEIEAGLMRMFQMLVTNWDDADKQRGAGQGLGSVVRDLEVAFKKAMNDVRIAAREEVIVVAISKLELKHMCSSPQVEAAYEYVASNYSLRSHDFLSNYDNWYNFFNCLRIIVWRQIDLLSHICPQFGTMYDMLECLGTYVEKMRYSCPNLQIKLRTHFGGALVRTAHFSYLCWIHRMHEDKKRQMIIMLSDLLKAFKPNTPQVTELCIKLTSDHCSCHSEPYAYVYLVEKFIGFLIPKECSRLQTFCKRLKDLVFFARSIYVSDLYRADDVKLTLMEIKATIIELGSFGYSVHDREETWDTDPAFFRLVEKMELLRVEVFLIRLLNQKGSLKFLERQIDSFHNELEYFRDYQRNAPVAKTKVPKLIWLHIRPVAGEAGSVYRSFLAKSITEDKFTDELLKLLEKIKLLKTEVLFEELLSRHPSLTDNVKRQINSLGHWLVVSRTYLMGPLEENEKSILTQVESVARDAACFYYSLLENEITEETMREFSHLLPELVDKMKVVNAEIKEIYLPHRRSLRSNFPKMEGLGSIDFFLVDLLEQLKSKAGSVLSVKHKFHVVHREIKFLRSFLTNIEEKYDKHQDLKSVASSIVQVTLEAEYLIDSFVAGDSLRWYHPLWLSDLVEDLKLIKLQARKTCKNAHGINIHNVPTASTMVSSQAEIRKIDEVVIDLADEKKLFIDRLIAGSGKLGVFSVVGMAGLGKTTLARRVYDDPSVTDHFHVQAWCCISQTYQKRELLLQILRNIVELTDDVLEMSDEDLVMKLYQCLKSYRYLVVMDDMWSIEAWNDFKISFPNDNNGSRILITTRHSDVAAEVQVDGTPHPLRLLSDDESWELLQKKLFDTKECPIELMVVGKQIAESCKGLPLAVVAIAGLLEKTDMIPDRWKQVSESICSQIADDPERRCMDILELSYRYLPNYLKPCFLYIAVFLEDKDIPVRKLAWLWRAEGFITDSGVESIEDIAEGYLRNLIGRSLVMPSKRRSRGGMKTCRVHDMLRTLCIRKSEEENLLQFQNGYDELFDSSHEDIDYGVDPNYIYPKNTIKYQKRRLSIFSKRHHFTMSRPSGPFVRTLLYSATSDMYPRCPYDISFIFDNFELLRVLDLECINMGNSFPTGVLVLVGLRFLALCGDIDSIPASINYLRNLETLLVKGLKGKVSLPYAIWSMEKLRHLHIKNYAVITLEDGESTVFTPILNLVSLSSPYLFCGKGTENIMRRLLKLRKMRCLFSELPDDTGKCNQFPILNFLTELESLNVLYSGRIALSCNFDFPLNLRKLTVSKFRLPWDCISEIGRLPNLEVLKLLSKAFEGKVWEMKEGEFLKLKFLKLDSLNIAEWNACSDHLPQLVHLILRSCRELKEVPSGFGDSSTLEMIEVQFCTSSLVESVRQLQQEQLDMGNELKVIVDRSDLDF, encoded by the coding sequence ATGGAGTTCTTTGGAAAGCTTGTTAAGAGCACGATCCAAAAAGCCGTTCAGAGTGTGAATCGAACTTCCACTGATGTTTTTGATTCTCTATGTGAGGAGTTGTACCAATTGGAACAGCGTTATTATGATAGGGATAGAGATGCTGCAGATCAAATTCGAATCCTTGAAATTGAAGCAGGGCTGATGAGAATGTTTCAGATGTTGGTGACGAATTGGGATGATGCTGATAAGCAGCGTGGTGCTGGTCAGGGGTTGGGGTCTGTAGTTCGAGATCTTGAAGTTGCATTTAAGAAGGCAATGAATGATGTAAGAATTGCTGCTCGAGAAGAGGTTATTGTAGTTGCAATTTCTAAGTTAGAACTGAAGCATATGTGTTCGAGCCCACAAGTGGAAGCAGCTTATGAGTATGTTGCATCTAACTACTCATTGAGATCCCACGATTTTTTAAGCAATTATGATAACTGGTATAACTTCTTTAACTGTCTACGAATTATTGTTTGGCGGCAAATTGACTTGCTCAGCCATATCTGCCCACAATTTGGTACCATGTATGATATGCTAGAGTGTCTCGGTACTTATGTTGAAAAGATGAGATATTCTTGTCCTAATCTACAAATAAAACTTCGGACTCATTTTGGAGGTGCACTTGTCCGCACAGCGCATTTTTCTTATTTGTGCTGGATTCATCGAATGCATGAAGACAAGAAACGGCAGATGATCATCATGCTTTCTGATCTGTTAAAGGCGTTCAAGCCTAATACGCCACAAGTTACGGAGCTGTGTATCAAATTAACCAGCGATCATTGCTCATGCCACTCTGAGCCATATGCATATGTGTATCTGGTAGAAAAATTTATTGGTTTTCTCATTCCTAAGGAGTGTTCTCGACTTCAAACCTTCTGCAAAAGGCTCAAAGATCTGGTATTCTTTGCCCGTTCCATTTATGTGTCAGATCTCTACAGGGCGGATGATGTGAAGCTGACTTTAATGGAGATTAAAGCAACCATTATCGAGCTTGGATCTTTCGGTTATTCAGTTCATGATAGAGAGGAAACATGGGACACCGATCCTGCATTTTTTAGATTGGTAGAAAAGATGGAGCTTCTAAGGGTAGAGGTCTTCCTGATCCGACTGCTAAACCAAAAAGGCAGTTTAAAGTTCCTTGAGCGTCAAATTGATTCTTTCCACAATGAACTGGAGTATTTTCGAGATTACCAGAGAAATGCACCTGTGGCGAAAACTAAAGTTCCTAAGCTGATTTGGTTGCATATCAGACCTGTGGCTGGGGAGGCTGGCTCTGTTTATCGATCATTTCTTGCCAAGTCCATCACTGAAGACAAGTTCACAGATGAGTTACTTAAGTTGCTAGAGAAGATTAAACTTTTGAAGACGGAGGTACTTTTTGAAGAGCTTCTTAGTAGACACCCAAGTCTGACAGACAATGTGAAGCGCCAAATTAACAGCCTTGGTCATTGGCTGGTAGTCAGCAGAACTTATTTGATGGGTCCGCTAGAGGAGAATGAGAAATCGATCTTGACACAAGTAGAGTCAGTAGCAAGGGATGCAGCTTGTTTCTATTACTCTCttcttgaaaatgaaattacGGAAGAAACAATGAGGGAATTCAGTCATTTGCTTCCTGAGTTAGTTGACAAGATGAAGGTTGTCAATGCAGAGATCAAAGAAATTTACCTACCTCACAGACGGTCATTAAGATCTAATTTTCCCAAGATGGAAGGACTTGGCAGCATTGATTTCTTTTTAGTAGATCTCTTGGAGCAGCTCAAGTCTAAAGCCGGCTCTGTTCTTTCAGTGAAACATAAATTTCATGTCGTTCACAGAGAGATAAAGTTCTTGAGATCATTCCTCACGAACATTGAAGAGAAGTATGATAAGCATCAGGATTTGAAGAGTGTTGCTTCGAGCATTGTACAAGTAACACTCGAGGCAGAATATCTCATTGATTCATTTGTGGCTGGAGATTCTTTGAGATGGTATCATCCATTATGGCTTTCTGATCTCGTGGAAGACCTCAAACTTATTAAGCTTCAGGCAAGAAAAACTTGTAAGAATGCACATGGCATCAACATTCATAATGTTCCCACCGCTTCAACAATGGTATCATCACAGGCAGAAATTCGCaagattgatgaagttgttATTGATCTTGCTGATGAAAAGAAACTGTTCATTGATAGACTTATAGCAGGATCAGGAAAACTAGGTGTTTTCTCAGTTGTTGGGATGGCTGGACTCGGCAAGACAACTTTAGCCAGGAGGGTGTACGACGATCCTTCAGTTACCGATCACTTCCACGTTCAAGCATGGTGTTGTATCTCCCAAACATATCAGAAGAGAGAATTGCTTCTTCAAATTTTACGCAACATTGTGGAACTTACAGATGACGTGCTCGAAATGAGTGATGAAGATTTGGTGATGAAGTTGTACCAATGCTTGAAGAGCTATAGGTACCTCGTTGTTATGGACGATATGTGGAGCATTGAGGCATGGAATGATTTCAAAATATCATTTCCGAATGACAACAATGGAAGCAGAATACTGATCACGACCCGTCACTCTGATGTGGCTGCAGAAGTTCAAGTAGATGGTACTCCTCATCCTCTTCGGCTACTATCTGATGACGAAAGTTGGGAGCTGTTACAAAAGAAGTTGTTCGACACAAAAGAGTGCCCCATTGAACTGATGGTAGTTGGAAAGCAAATTGCTGAAAGTTGTAAAGGACTCCCTCTGGCAGTTGTTGCAATAGCTGGTCTCCTTGAAAAGACTGACATGATACCTGACAGGTGGAAACAAGTTTCAGAAAGCATATGCTCACAGATTGCCGATGATCCTGAAAGGAGGTGCATGGACATTTTAGAGCTCAGCTACAGGTATCTACCCAACTATTTGAAACCTTGCTTTCTTTATATTGCAGtgtttttggaggacaaagacATTCCAGTTAGGAAGTTGGCATGGTTATGGAGAGCAGAAGGATTTATAACAGATTCAGGGGTAGAAAGCATAGAAGATATTGCGGAGGGTTACTTGAGGAATCTGATTGGAAGAAGCCTAGTAATGCCTTCCAAAAGAAGATCACGTGGAGGAATGAAAACATGTCGTGTCCATGACATGTTGCGTACATTATGCATCCGAAAGTCTGAAGAAGAAAACCTTTTGCAGTTCCAAAATGGGTATGATGAACTTTTTGATTCTTCTCATGAGGATATAGACTATGGCGTTGATCCCAATTACATTTACCCCAAAAACACCATCAAATACCAAAAACGTCGGCTGTCTATTTTTTCCAAGAGACATCATTTTACCATGTCAAGACCTTCTGGGCCATTTGTCCGCACTCTGCTGTACTCTGCCACCAGTGATATGTATCCAAGATGTCCCTATGACATCTCCTTCATTTTTGACAACTTTGAACTTCTTAGAGTGCTGGATTTGGAATGCATCAATATGGGAAATTCTTTCCCCACAGGAGTCCTAGTATTGGTTGGTCTGAGATTTTTAGCTCTTTGTGGCGATATAGATAGTATTCCAGCATCAATAAACTATCTCCGGAATCTTGAAACCTTGCTTGTGAAGGGATTGAAAGGTAAAGTATCACTACCTTATGCTATTTGGAGCATGGAAAAGTTGAGACATCTCCATATCAAGAATTATGCTGTCATCACCTTGGAAGATGGTGAAAGCACTGTTTTTACCCCAATACTTAATCTGGTCAGTCTTTCCTCTCCGTATCTCTTTTGTGGTAAAGGTACAGAGAATATCATGAGGAGGTTGCTCAAACTTCGGAAAATGAGATGTCTATTTTCTGAATTACCTGATGATACAGGAAAGTGTAATCAGTTTCCAATACTGAATTTTCTAACAGAGCTTGAGTCCCTCAATGTACTGTACTCAGGCAGGATTGCTCTTTCATGTAACTTTGACTTCCCATTGAATCTCAGGAAGTTAACTGTGTCAAAGTTTCGCCTGCCATGGGATTGTATTTCGGAGATTGGGAGATTACCAAACCTTGAGGTTCTTAAATTACTCTCTAAAGCTTTTGAGGGGAAAGTGTGGGAGATGAAAGAAGGAGAGTTccttaaactgaaatttttgaagCTCGACAGCCTAAACATTGCTGAATGGAATGCCTGTAGTGACCACCTGCCGCAGCTTGTACACCTAATTTTACGAAGTTGCAGGGAGCTCAAGGAGGTCCCCTCTGGTTTCGGTGACAGTTCTACTCTGGAGATGATTGAGGTGCAATTTTGCACAAGCTCTCTTGTGGAGTCTGTGAGACAGCTCCAGCAGGAACAACTTGACATGGGGAATGAGCTGAAGGTCATTGTTGATCGGTCAGACTTGGACTTTTGA
- the LOC113715878 gene encoding uncharacterized protein: protein MAENSQHFGTREDTSTRHVNNVGILSMQEQLAELTSMVRQMAMKNVQQVKKYEICKDVSHPTDGCPMLQDDSMEQVNMVGHTPVPHRQYDSYSNTYNPVSVEDRCKYTRSKKLVSQIASVMNSLKFQGLGKLPSQPKVNLKNVSAITLISEKKIEGPKPIVLEDKSEDQIEKEKEEEGFIKTTPERLCVYKKKLRGDERIVMEENVSAVQKNLPPKCGDQETDIIIQLADRTNAYPIGLVEDILVQVNELVFPREFYILDMNDERSLNSSPVILGRSFLSTSRIKIDVNESTLTMEFDGEVAHFNIFYEIKNPVNSHFVLAIHATNPSVQKFSEFDCRGKFKIVTNKYHRMKAIYEVKMS, encoded by the exons ATGGCTGAAAACTCCCAACATTTCGGTACAAGAGAGGATACTTCAACTCGTCATGTAAATAATGTGGGCATTTTATCAATGCAAGAGCAGTTGGCAGAGTTAACTTCTATGGTTCGTCAAATGGCAATGAAAAATGTGCAACAAGTTAAGAAATATGAAATTTGCAAAGATGTTAGCCACCCCACCGATGGGTGTCCAATGCTACAAGATGATAGCATGGAACAAGTAAATATGGTTGGACACACGCCCGTGCCCCATAGACAATACGATTCTTACTCCAACACGTATAATCCAG TATCAGTAGAGGATAGATGCAAGTATACAAGATCTAAAAAACTAGTAAGTCAAATTGCCTCTGTGATGAACAGCCTGAAGTTTCAAGGACTAGGAAAACTACCTTCTCAACCTAAGGTGAATCTAAAGAACGTGAGTGCCATAACCCTCATaagtgaaaagaaaattgaagggCCAAAACCTATAGTTCTGGAGGACAAAAGTGAAGATCAAATTGAAAAGGAGAAGGAGGAAGAGGGATTCATTAAAACAACTCCTGAG AGATTGTGCGTCTACAAGAAGAAATTGAGAGGTGATGAAAGAATTGTGATGGAGGAAAATGTATCAGCAGTACAAAAGAATCTTCCACCCAAGTGTGGAGATCAG GAAACTGATATCATAATTCAATTAGCTGATCGTACAAATGCATATCCTATTGGGTTAGTTGAAGATATTCTGGTCCAAGTTAATGAATTAGTGTTTCCTAGGGAGTTTTATATTCTTGACATGAATGACGAACGCTCTCTTAATTCATCACCGGTTATACTAGGGAGATCCTTTCTGAGTACATCTCGTATAAAAATTGATGTTAATGAGAGTACTTTGacgatggaatttgatggagaagTAGCTCATTTtaacattttttatgaaataaaaaatcctGTTAACTCTCATTTTGTGCTTGCCATTCATGCTACTAATCCCTCTGTGcaaaaattttctgaatttgATTGTAGGGGTAAATTCAAAATTGTTacgaacaagtatcataggatGAAAGCAATTTATGAGGTGAAAATGAGTTGA
- the LOC140016445 gene encoding uncharacterized protein — translation MANDLWDMVETDHVPELSEDPTIAEMRAHRDAVKMRSKAMTCIHSAVSDAVFTKIMTCETAKKAWDALKVTFQGNDRTKQMQVLNLRREFELLKMKDTENIKEYSDRLLNIVNTIKLIGEQLPDSRVVEKVLVSLPERFEAKISSLEDLRDLSQMTLPELINALEAQEQKRVIRTEEVIEGAFQATNKDQIRQGRRNDQGKNSKDEKKNGRNPLCPHCKKTSHPSIYCWFRPDVQYRFCKQMGHMERVCKKKKKKKREHHAQMVDEQDEEQLFVATCFASNNSSTETWLIDSGCTHHMAYDESIFRKLDKLQIFKVRIGNGDYIKVKGKGSVAIDYGLVKMRGKNFALNFLEIDNSKVQYYEPKNSDDAKIQEEIIDESIEGG, via the exons ATGGCTAATGATCTTTGGGATATGGTAGAAACAGATCATGTTCCTGAATTGTCGGAAGATCCAACTATTGCAGAGATGAGAGCCCATAGGGATGCAGTCAAAATGAGATCAAAAGCCATGACATGCATTCATTCAGCAGTTTCTGATGCAGTATTCACAAAAATTATGACTTGTGAAACTGCAAAGAAAGCTTGGGATGCTCTCAAAGTGACTTTTCAAGGCAATGACCGAACAAAACAGATGCAAGTTTTGAACCTTAGGAGAGAATTTGAACTCCTTAAGATGAAAGACACAGAAAACATTAAAGAGTATTCTGATAGACTCTTAAATATTGTGAACACAATCAAGTTGATTGGAGAACAACTTCCGGATAGCAGAGTTGTGGAGAAAGTCTTGGTAAGTTTACCAGAAAGGTTTGAAGCCAAGATTTCCTCCCTTGAAGATTTAAGGGATCTATCTCAGATGACCTTGCCAGAATTGATCAATGCTTTAGAGGCACAAGAACAAAAACGAGTCATAAGAACTGAAGAAGTCATTGAAGGTGCTTTTCAAGCAACAAATAAGGATCAAATTCGACAAGGTAGGAGAAATGATCAAGGAAAAAATAGCAAagatgagaagaaaaatggcagAAATCCTCTGTGTCCACACTGTAAGAAAACCTCACATCCTTcaatatattgttggtttagacCTGACGTTCAATATAGGTTTTGTAAGCAAATGGGACATATGGAGAGagtttgcaaaaaaaaaaaaaaaaaaaaaagagaacatcATGCTCAGATGGTTGATGAACAAGATGAGGAGCAACTTTTCGTGGCCACTTGTTTTGCAAGCAATAATTCCAGTACTGAAACTTGGCTAATCGACAGTGGTTGCACTCATCACATGGCTTATGATGAATCTATATTTAGGAAacttgataaattgcaaatctTCAAAGTCAGAATTGGAAATGGAGATTATATTAAGGTGAAAGGCAAAGGTAGTGTTGCTATTGATTATGGCTTAG tgaaaaTGAGAGGCAAAAATTTTGCTTTGAATTTTTTAGAAATTGACAATTCTAAGGTGCAGTATTATGAACCAAAAAATTCAGATGATGCTAAAATTCAGGAGGAGATCATTGATGAGTCAATTGAAGGAGGCTAA